A genomic window from Leptospira andrefontaineae includes:
- a CDS encoding ABC transporter permease translates to MVKILDKKVLRELLAWKSQALTITLVIASGITVYLTSLSAYDSLLVSRNNFYAEYSLSQGFVSLHKAPESIILDISKIPGISYAEGRIIKDIVLDFESESIPSGGRIVTLTEGLNRLAVLQGRLPREKDETVISEAFSLANRLAPGSKLTALLEGKRKILTVSGIALSPEYVYVFRPGGFLPDDKHYGILWMKKESVEEIFDMNEAVNDIVFDFAPNAKKSSVLKEVDLKLNIYGGLGSYDRDKLPSHSFLRDEFKQLRTTAFSIPMVFLGVAAFLLHIVSSRMISKQREQIATLKALGYGNRSIAFHYLKIILFVCILGSILGILFGYYLGTQMVDLYGDYYRFPNLKFLFDPRLVIQAVLIGIISGMAGSLLSIRKATSLQPAQAMRPPSPENFSKSFLEEYWKDLPVIYRIAIRNLIRRPGRTVLFVLGVSSSAMIMILGLFSRDTMNSIIKIQFEDLQRDTVTLNFQNAISSDSIFDIKKKEGVLLAEGYRSVPIRIRYGNSSKEIVLTGMPKGSSLRRLINERGQNVPVPEDGVLLNSGLAEKFGIHKGDKLQLEVLEGQRIKTEVEVTGIINEILGQGAYKEIQSLNRLLREGDQINTVALWTDSSKEESLLNELKSYPKISGVSTRSKTLKIFYELMSKSVLATSLIIMIFACIISVGVVYNTALISLSERAFELGSLRILGFTKTEVFIILSGELTIVILASLPLGCLLGYFSGHAILSTVETEGFKIPLFIAPKTYVISIFTVLVTSLFSFWILYVKIKSLDLISVLKVRE, encoded by the coding sequence TTGGTAAAGATCCTAGACAAAAAAGTCCTTAGGGAGTTGCTCGCCTGGAAGTCCCAGGCCTTGACAATCACATTAGTGATCGCTTCCGGGATTACGGTCTATTTAACCTCCTTAAGCGCTTACGATTCACTTCTCGTTTCCAGAAATAATTTTTATGCGGAATACTCACTCTCTCAAGGATTCGTTTCGCTTCATAAGGCGCCTGAATCTATAATTTTAGATATTTCTAAAATACCCGGAATATCCTACGCGGAAGGAAGGATCATCAAAGATATAGTTCTGGATTTCGAATCCGAATCTATTCCAAGCGGAGGACGAATAGTCACCTTAACGGAAGGTCTGAACCGATTAGCAGTCTTGCAAGGAAGATTGCCTAGGGAAAAGGACGAAACCGTGATTAGCGAGGCATTCTCCTTAGCAAATCGATTAGCTCCGGGCTCCAAACTTACCGCACTTTTAGAAGGAAAGAGAAAGATACTAACAGTCTCAGGGATCGCACTTTCGCCTGAATATGTTTACGTTTTTCGGCCAGGGGGATTCTTGCCCGACGATAAACATTATGGCATCTTATGGATGAAGAAAGAAAGTGTAGAAGAGATCTTCGATATGAACGAAGCAGTAAACGATATTGTATTCGATTTTGCTCCCAATGCAAAGAAGAGCTCAGTGTTAAAGGAAGTAGATCTAAAGTTGAACATATATGGAGGACTAGGCTCTTACGATAGAGACAAACTTCCGTCCCATTCCTTTCTGAGAGATGAATTCAAACAATTAAGAACTACTGCATTCTCCATTCCGATGGTATTTTTGGGAGTAGCAGCCTTCCTGCTCCATATAGTCTCTTCCAGAATGATCTCCAAGCAGAGGGAACAGATCGCCACTCTAAAAGCGCTTGGATACGGGAACAGAAGTATCGCATTCCATTATTTAAAAATAATATTATTCGTCTGTATTCTAGGTTCAATTTTAGGGATCCTATTCGGATATTATTTAGGGACCCAGATGGTGGATCTATACGGGGACTATTATAGATTTCCTAACTTAAAATTCTTATTCGACCCTAGATTGGTGATCCAAGCGGTGTTGATCGGTATAATTTCAGGTATGGCGGGTTCTTTATTATCTATCCGAAAAGCCACTTCTCTCCAACCTGCCCAAGCAATGAGACCTCCTTCTCCGGAAAATTTTTCTAAAAGTTTCTTGGAGGAATATTGGAAGGATCTTCCTGTAATTTATAGGATCGCAATACGAAATCTGATCAGAAGGCCAGGAAGAACAGTTTTATTCGTATTAGGAGTTTCTTCTTCCGCAATGATCATGATCCTGGGTTTGTTTTCCAGGGATACGATGAATTCTATTATTAAAATACAATTCGAGGATCTGCAAAGGGATACGGTTACATTAAATTTTCAGAATGCGATTTCTTCCGATTCCATCTTTGACATAAAGAAGAAGGAAGGAGTCTTATTGGCGGAAGGATATAGATCCGTTCCTATCCGCATCCGTTACGGAAATTCCAGCAAAGAAATCGTTCTGACAGGAATGCCTAAAGGTTCATCTCTCAGAAGATTGATAAATGAAAGAGGACAAAACGTTCCTGTCCCGGAGGACGGGGTCTTGTTAAATTCCGGTTTAGCGGAAAAATTCGGAATCCATAAGGGAGATAAATTACAACTTGAAGTATTGGAAGGACAAAGGATCAAAACAGAAGTAGAAGTAACCGGGATCATTAACGAAATATTAGGACAAGGAGCCTACAAAGAGATCCAATCTCTAAACAGACTTTTAAGAGAAGGAGATCAGATAAATACGGTTGCACTTTGGACGGACTCCTCCAAAGAAGAATCCTTATTGAACGAATTAAAATCCTACCCTAAGATATCCGGAGTTTCTACCCGCAGCAAAACCTTAAAAATATTCTATGAATTGATGTCTAAAAGTGTATTAGCTACCTCTTTAATCATAATGATTTTTGCATGTATTATTTCCGTGGGAGTGGTTTATAATACCGCATTAATCTCTCTTTCCGAAAGAGCATTCGAATTAGGTAGTCTTAGGATCTTAGGTTTTACAAAAACGGAAGTTTTCATCATATTATCCGGAGAATTGACCATCGTAATCCTAGCCTCTTTACCTTTGGGATGTTTACTCGGCTATTTTTCAGGACACGCTATATTGAGCACCGTCGAAACGGAAGGGTTCAAGATACCGTTATTCATTGCTCCGAAAACGTACGTAATTTCCATCTTTACAGTATTGGTTACTTCTTTATTTAGTTTCTGGATACTTTACGTTAAAATAAAATCATTGGATCTGATCTCCGTATTAAAGGTAAGAGAATAA
- a CDS encoding efflux RND transporter periplasmic adaptor subunit, translating to MQLKEILLNLYSNKIARISTACILVILAGWWIFRPKPVQVDIGKVVKGTYQQIVEEEGISRVKEKFTLFSPVNGVLQRLEKHVGEKVDKGETVAVVRWDYDRKIKSPISGSILSIQRESEGPISMGAPILDIGNTSSLEIVCDILTQDSTHIHPGDPVLIEGWGGEPFQGKVRLIEPAAFTKISSLGVEEQRVRTIIDITPPSQMGDSFRVQTKIISFSKDNVLILPTAALFREGENWAVFKVVKGKAQKTNVKIEARSGKSSLVTEGLQEGEEVVLYPTEEIQNGKRVK from the coding sequence ATGCAACTTAAGGAAATCCTATTAAACTTATATTCCAACAAAATAGCCCGTATCTCCACTGCCTGTATTTTAGTTATCCTTGCTGGCTGGTGGATCTTCAGACCTAAACCTGTACAAGTTGATATTGGAAAGGTAGTAAAAGGAACTTACCAACAAATCGTGGAGGAGGAAGGTATCTCAAGGGTAAAGGAAAAATTCACCCTCTTCTCCCCAGTAAACGGCGTGCTACAAAGATTAGAAAAACATGTAGGTGAAAAAGTAGATAAAGGCGAAACAGTTGCAGTCGTACGTTGGGATTATGATAGAAAAATAAAGTCTCCCATCTCGGGAAGTATTCTATCCATCCAAAGAGAAAGTGAAGGTCCTATCTCTATGGGAGCACCGATCTTGGATATAGGAAATACTTCTTCTCTTGAAATCGTATGCGATATCCTTACGCAAGATAGTACTCATATTCATCCGGGAGATCCGGTCCTGATTGAAGGATGGGGAGGAGAACCTTTTCAGGGAAAAGTCAGATTGATAGAGCCGGCAGCATTCACTAAAATTTCATCCTTAGGCGTGGAAGAACAAAGAGTCAGGACTATTATAGATATAACCCCTCCTTCTCAGATGGGAGATTCTTTCCGGGTTCAAACCAAAATTATATCCTTTAGCAAAGATAACGTGCTGATCCTACCTACAGCGGCATTATTTCGAGAAGGAGAGAACTGGGCTGTTTTTAAAGTAGTGAAAGGTAAGGCACAGAAGACTAACGTTAAGATAGAAGCAAGAAGTGGAAAGTCTTCCCTCGTAACGGAGGGCTTACAAGAAGGAGAAGAAGTGGTTCTTTATCCTACGGAAGAAATACAGAACGGTAAAAGGGTCAAATAA
- a CDS encoding LIC10415 family protein — protein MDVQLTNLVSSAEKLLRDKRSSVPGKTGVPSEAQNAADKTEFSSSLTSRYLKVQETLGNLQEQLSKEQMKLGVLSEAKSTPKEELINVLFGETPLFRELVENPNQDLNQLREQVQVKKDQLMDSIRKYEVESENVLSVGMLKNPENFRKSIENLSGKDIQMKQLSEKTIERLIQD, from the coding sequence ATGGACGTTCAACTTACGAATCTAGTCTCATCAGCAGAGAAACTTCTCCGCGACAAGAGATCTTCCGTTCCAGGAAAGACGGGAGTACCCTCGGAAGCCCAAAACGCAGCCGACAAAACCGAGTTCTCTAGCAGCTTAACCTCTAGATACTTGAAAGTTCAAGAAACCTTGGGGAACCTCCAAGAACAACTTTCTAAAGAACAAATGAAACTCGGAGTATTGAGCGAAGCTAAGAGCACACCTAAAGAGGAATTGATCAATGTCCTTTTTGGAGAAACTCCTTTGTTCAGAGAATTGGTAGAAAATCCAAATCAGGATCTAAACCAATTGAGAGAACAGGTCCAAGTGAAAAAGGACCAACTAATGGATTCTATACGCAAATACGAAGTGGAATCCGAAAATGTACTCTCCGTCGGAATGCTTAAGAACCCTGAAAATTTCCGGAAATCGATCGAAAACCTTTCCGGCAAAGATATTCAGATGAAGCAGCTATCCGAGAAAACGATAGAAAGACTGATCCAAGATTAA
- a CDS encoding SH3 domain-containing protein — protein MAAMALKLRILLVLLLPPLYFSLVAQTSDPYHYILITSGVLNVREAPENGKIIFTLNRGNKVKILPDETKGPIDWAKIKSEDGRTGFVSRKYLGLTPPDTLDEYKLIGFVWSGYDPKDLPIFVPLAFFSPKGWQEAKDEYEFDYKFRSGVNTSLPSFSLLEGDKGPSFSAASPTTYGCQEFPALKVKPAGDIKAKKDWLVYSPDLKLQSIPLQELPKTDADYTLFKNLAETTWKAKGYPETEWLHSTMEEVYSFKNNKKETFISGRIAYHKKGAERRYLYLLGRKFGTDRILISYEKSEKLTEELGFYGGSYHLIGVIYREEDPVPILLFTDIGYDSSIKSLYELKNGTLQLLLKGAGDAC, from the coding sequence GTGGCTGCAATGGCGCTTAAACTCCGGATCTTATTAGTATTACTTCTTCCTCCATTGTATTTTTCTTTGGTCGCTCAGACCTCAGATCCATATCACTATATTCTAATCACATCAGGCGTGTTAAACGTTAGAGAGGCTCCCGAAAACGGAAAGATCATCTTTACGTTAAACAGGGGAAATAAGGTCAAAATCCTTCCGGACGAAACAAAGGGTCCAATTGATTGGGCTAAGATCAAATCCGAAGACGGTAGAACAGGTTTTGTTTCTAGAAAATATTTAGGGCTCACACCACCGGACACATTAGATGAATATAAACTGATTGGATTTGTTTGGTCCGGATATGATCCGAAGGATCTTCCAATTTTTGTTCCACTTGCATTCTTCAGTCCAAAAGGTTGGCAGGAAGCAAAAGACGAATACGAATTCGATTATAAATTCAGAAGTGGTGTGAATACTTCTCTTCCTTCTTTTTCATTATTAGAAGGAGACAAGGGTCCTTCCTTTTCCGCTGCCTCACCGACTACATACGGATGCCAAGAATTCCCTGCTTTAAAAGTAAAACCTGCAGGAGACATTAAGGCCAAGAAAGATTGGTTGGTATATTCTCCTGATCTAAAGCTGCAATCCATCCCACTCCAAGAATTACCTAAAACGGATGCCGATTATACTCTTTTCAAAAACTTAGCAGAAACAACTTGGAAGGCGAAAGGATATCCTGAAACGGAATGGCTTCATTCTACAATGGAAGAAGTGTATTCTTTCAAAAATAATAAAAAGGAAACCTTTATTTCAGGCAGGATCGCTTATCATAAAAAAGGCGCAGAAAGAAGATATCTTTACCTATTAGGGCGCAAGTTCGGAACGGACAGGATTTTGATCTCGTACGAAAAGTCCGAAAAACTTACGGAAGAATTAGGATTTTACGGCGGTTCCTATCATTTGATCGGAGTCATCTATAGAGAAGAAGACCCGGTGCCTATATTATTATTTACTGATATAGGTTACGACTCTTCCATTAAATCCTTATATGAATTAAAGAATGGGACCTTGCAGTTATTATTAAAAGGTGCAGGGGACGCCTGCTGA
- a CDS encoding alkene reductase yields MNLLFTEYTLGKNKLKNRTVMAPMTRSRAIGNIPNDLMAEYYSQRAGAGLQITEGVSPSPNGLGYARIPGIFSEEQVQGWKKVTDAVHAKQGRIFVQLMHSGRVGNHLNLPKGAELVGPSAIGLKGTVWTDAEGNQPYSPPREMNSKDIQVAIREYVNAAENAIKAGFDGVELHGANGYLIEQFLHPSANHRTDEYGGDWKKRNRFAVEVATAVVEAIGADKVAIRLSPYGVFNDLEIHNEIEEQYKDLAISFGKLGLVYIHIVNHSSMGAPAPKDSTVVLIRESYKSENPNGTYILSGGYDSERANSDLKEKNADLIAFGRNFISNPDLVERLEKGIPLAEPDASLFYTPGEKGYTDYPVAALSQV; encoded by the coding sequence ATGAACCTATTATTTACAGAATATACGTTAGGAAAGAATAAGCTAAAAAATAGAACTGTTATGGCCCCAATGACCAGATCCAGAGCGATTGGAAATATTCCAAACGATTTGATGGCGGAATATTATTCTCAAAGGGCAGGTGCCGGTTTACAAATTACGGAGGGTGTTTCTCCTTCTCCCAATGGTTTAGGATATGCCAGGATCCCTGGAATTTTTTCAGAAGAGCAAGTTCAGGGTTGGAAGAAGGTAACGGATGCAGTGCATGCGAAGCAAGGTAGGATCTTCGTACAACTTATGCATTCCGGAAGAGTAGGGAATCATCTCAATCTTCCCAAAGGTGCTGAATTAGTAGGACCTTCTGCAATTGGATTGAAGGGAACTGTTTGGACCGATGCTGAAGGAAACCAACCTTATTCTCCCCCTAGAGAAATGAACTCAAAAGATATCCAAGTTGCTATCCGAGAATATGTAAATGCTGCAGAGAACGCGATCAAAGCAGGATTTGATGGAGTGGAACTTCATGGAGCCAATGGATATTTGATAGAACAATTTTTACATCCAAGTGCAAATCATAGAACCGACGAATACGGCGGAGATTGGAAAAAAAGAAATAGATTTGCTGTAGAAGTTGCCACCGCAGTTGTAGAAGCGATCGGTGCAGATAAAGTAGCGATCAGACTTTCTCCATACGGTGTATTTAACGATTTAGAAATTCATAATGAAATAGAAGAACAATACAAAGACCTTGCGATATCTTTCGGAAAATTGGGATTGGTTTATATCCATATCGTGAACCATTCCTCTATGGGAGCTCCTGCACCTAAAGATTCCACAGTTGTTTTGATTAGAGAATCATATAAATCTGAAAATCCGAACGGGACTTATATTCTTTCGGGAGGTTATGACTCGGAACGTGCAAATTCCGATCTGAAAGAAAAAAATGCTGATTTGATCGCGTTCGGTCGTAACTTTATTTCAAATCCGGATTTAGTGGAAAGATTAGAGAAGGGTATTCCTCTTGCAGAGCCGGATGCTTCTCTCTTTTATACCCCTGGCGAAAAAGGATACACTGATTATCCGGTGGCGGCACTTTCTCAAGTTTAA
- a CDS encoding CapA family protein: MIRSCIFCLGIAFFAVPCSSQNVKTGSSTDAVRIVAVGDIMSHQTQIDTAYDKECDCWKFDEVFQEVSSTITEADLAVGNLETTLPGDPKQYTGYPQFGAPDSLAKAIKDIGFDVLSTANNHSCDKGKLGVVRTLSVLDQLGLKHLGTYKDKEEYEKNRILFVPVGNLNLAFLDYTYGTNGLEIPVGTVINLIDKDQIAADIALAKKSKPDAIIVMYHYGTEYLHQPDPFQVEMVDHAFSSGADIVLGGHPHTLQKFGKKTIKDKFGISKERFYIYSLGNFISGQDRRYVDGGLILKFSLSKENDKLNIFDIDYEPVWVYIDRTGSKAQFRLLPVKKYLNNDQERKLPDTAYQRMKQFYKDTTDLLGP; the protein is encoded by the coding sequence ATGATCCGAAGCTGTATCTTTTGTTTAGGGATTGCATTTTTTGCGGTCCCTTGTTCTTCTCAGAACGTTAAGACAGGTTCTTCTACTGATGCAGTTCGAATTGTAGCAGTAGGGGATATCATGTCTCATCAAACCCAGATAGATACAGCTTACGATAAAGAATGTGACTGCTGGAAATTCGACGAAGTATTCCAAGAAGTATCTTCTACGATCACCGAAGCGGATCTTGCAGTTGGAAATTTAGAAACCACTCTTCCTGGAGATCCAAAACAATACACTGGATATCCTCAATTCGGCGCTCCGGATTCTCTTGCAAAAGCGATCAAAGATATAGGTTTCGATGTACTTTCCACTGCAAACAATCATTCCTGCGATAAAGGCAAGTTGGGAGTTGTAAGAACTCTTTCCGTATTGGACCAATTAGGTCTGAAACATTTAGGAACTTACAAGGACAAAGAAGAATATGAGAAAAACAGAATATTGTTCGTCCCTGTAGGAAATCTGAACCTTGCATTTTTGGATTATACATATGGAACCAACGGTTTGGAAATTCCTGTCGGCACAGTGATTAATCTGATCGATAAGGACCAGATCGCTGCAGATATTGCTCTGGCGAAAAAATCCAAACCGGATGCAATTATCGTAATGTATCATTACGGAACTGAATATTTGCACCAACCGGATCCTTTCCAAGTAGAAATGGTCGACCATGCATTTTCGTCCGGAGCGGATATAGTCCTGGGAGGACATCCCCACACTCTCCAGAAATTCGGTAAAAAAACGATTAAAGATAAATTCGGGATCTCGAAAGAGAGATTTTATATTTATTCTTTGGGTAATTTTATCTCCGGACAAGATAGACGTTATGTGGATGGAGGTCTTATCCTAAAATTCTCCTTATCCAAAGAAAACGATAAATTAAATATTTTTGATATAGATTACGAACCTGTCTGGGTTTATATAGACAGGACCGGATCTAAGGCGCAGTTCCGATTATTGCCTGTTAAAAAATATTTAAATAATGATCAGGAAAGAAAACTTCCTGATACTGCTTACCAAAGAATGAAACAATTCTATAAAGACACAACGGATCTACTCGGTCCTTAG
- a CDS encoding LIC_10091 family lipoprotein, producing the protein MIKKGPNTVVLHKNKKNLFLTVLFICSVFYLIDCSAGQGQGDHSVFGRKASLTREGLQLSAIDTPPADRHLHAEHYPSSNERRLDLFKSRVVGLGGGYMGVGTDQNLTLIAWARSEFAYLFDFDPVTVSINRLHLHFIEISPTYPEYEKLWDPKNKNDVLPIIEKRFSNDPEYQVILKSYQIALRKGAVPQRLGDLHKISKVYPEFTSFHNDTKDYDYLRNLVLEGKIIAIDGNLLGDKTINSISEKAKELEIPIRILYTSNAEEYFRYPEGMRKNFLNLYGDSKSIVIRTVTKGAKVYGFPDGEMFPVAFPFHYNIQSLDNLKTWLTKENVLYTTILLRNRKPISKGFSLIEALPPEPKK; encoded by the coding sequence ATGATAAAAAAAGGACCTAATACGGTCGTTTTACACAAAAATAAAAAGAATCTATTCTTAACGGTTTTATTCATTTGTTCGGTTTTCTATCTTATCGATTGTTCTGCCGGCCAAGGCCAGGGTGATCATTCTGTTTTCGGCAGAAAAGCTTCTTTAACTAGAGAAGGACTACAACTTTCAGCAATCGATACTCCGCCAGCAGATCGTCATCTTCATGCAGAACATTATCCTTCTTCTAATGAAAGAAGATTGGACCTGTTTAAATCCAGAGTAGTGGGTTTAGGCGGCGGATATATGGGAGTTGGAACTGATCAGAACTTAACTTTGATCGCTTGGGCAAGAAGTGAATTCGCTTATCTTTTCGATTTTGATCCGGTAACGGTTTCTATTAATCGACTTCATCTACATTTTATAGAAATTTCTCCTACTTATCCGGAGTATGAAAAACTTTGGGATCCTAAAAATAAGAATGATGTCCTTCCTATTATTGAAAAAAGATTTTCGAATGATCCGGAATATCAAGTAATTCTAAAGTCTTATCAGATCGCTCTTAGAAAAGGAGCAGTTCCTCAACGTTTGGGAGATTTACATAAGATCTCTAAAGTATATCCCGAGTTTACTTCTTTCCATAATGATACAAAAGATTATGATTACTTAAGAAATCTGGTTTTAGAAGGAAAAATAATCGCAATTGATGGGAATTTATTGGGAGATAAAACCATAAATTCTATTTCCGAAAAAGCTAAAGAATTAGAGATCCCAATCCGTATTTTATACACTTCTAATGCAGAAGAATACTTTAGATACCCGGAAGGAATGCGAAAGAACTTCCTGAATTTATATGGAGATTCTAAAAGTATAGTGATCCGCACTGTGACAAAGGGTGCGAAGGTGTATGGATTTCCGGATGGAGAAATGTTTCCTGTAGCGTTTCCTTTTCATTATAACATCCAATCTTTGGATAATCTGAAAACTTGGCTGACCAAGGAAAATGTTCTATATACAACGATACTTCTTCGTAATCGTAAACCGATCTCAAAAGGATTTTCTTTAATAGAAGCCTTGCCTCCGGAACCTAAAAAATGA
- a CDS encoding acyl-CoA dehydrogenase family protein, which produces MKGIQEKKIDLYNPTDDHLSLRENVSAFAKENLDQQAKDHDDEESFNKDLFRRLGAELGIFGVTVPQEDGGMGLDPVASVIIHEEFSAYDPGFTLSYLAHEVLFVNNFFHSGNPSQRTKYMPKVLSGEWIGGMGMTEPGAGTDVLGMGTVATRKGDKFVLNGRKQFITNGIVGQVFLVYAKTSKDSRRTTSFIVESSYPGFSFGKKEEKMGMRSSPTTQLIFENMEVPAENLIGAEDGALTHMMRNLEIERVTLAAQSLGIAKRCIDVMCEYSILHREAFDKKLIEFGQIQRLLAESYADYQAARALVYDVASKIHPENRNSLGAASAKLVSTQMAERVSRNAIQVLGGYGYCREYPVERLHRDAILLSIGGGTNEAMQKNIAADLKKLYASS; this is translated from the coding sequence ATGAAGGGAATCCAAGAAAAAAAAATAGATCTATATAATCCAACTGATGATCATCTTTCTTTGAGAGAGAATGTAAGTGCTTTCGCAAAAGAAAATTTGGATCAGCAAGCAAAGGATCATGACGACGAAGAATCTTTTAATAAGGATCTATTCCGTCGACTGGGAGCAGAATTAGGGATCTTCGGAGTAACAGTTCCTCAAGAAGACGGAGGAATGGGATTGGATCCTGTGGCAAGTGTGATCATCCACGAGGAATTTTCCGCCTATGATCCTGGATTTACTCTATCATATTTAGCTCATGAAGTACTTTTCGTAAATAATTTCTTTCACAGTGGGAATCCTTCCCAAAGGACAAAATATATGCCTAAGGTCCTCTCTGGAGAATGGATCGGCGGAATGGGAATGACAGAACCTGGAGCAGGAACTGATGTTCTTGGAATGGGGACCGTCGCTACTCGTAAAGGCGACAAATTTGTATTAAACGGAAGAAAACAGTTTATCACAAACGGGATCGTGGGACAGGTATTTTTGGTATATGCAAAAACTAGCAAGGATTCTCGTAGAACTACTTCTTTCATTGTAGAAAGTTCTTATCCGGGATTCAGTTTCGGCAAAAAAGAAGAGAAGATGGGAATGAGATCTTCTCCAACTACCCAGCTGATCTTTGAGAACATGGAAGTTCCTGCTGAAAATCTAATCGGTGCAGAAGATGGCGCCTTGACTCATATGATGAGAAACCTAGAGATCGAAAGAGTGACTCTTGCTGCTCAATCTTTAGGGATTGCAAAACGTTGTATAGACGTGATGTGCGAATATTCTATCCTTCATAGAGAAGCTTTCGATAAGAAGTTAATCGAATTCGGGCAGATCCAAAGGTTGCTTGCAGAGTCTTATGCGGACTACCAAGCCGCAAGAGCATTGGTATATGATGTTGCTTCTAAGATCCATCCTGAAAATCGAAACTCGCTCGGAGCTGCTTCTGCAAAATTAGTATCTACCCAAATGGCGGAAAGAGTTTCCAGAAACGCAATCCAAGTGCTGGGCGGTTACGGTTATTGTAGAGAATACCCGGTGGAAAGATTACATAGAGATGCAATCTTACTTTCCATTGGAGGTGGGACAAACGAAGCAATGCAAAAGAATATAGCTGCTGATTTGAAGAAGTTATATGCGAGCTCCTGA